Proteins from a genomic interval of Physeter macrocephalus isolate SW-GA chromosome 21, ASM283717v5, whole genome shotgun sequence:
- the SCML1 gene encoding sex comb on midleg-like protein 1 isoform X2 — MSSCSSEIDVIRTRIPAYDDDNTVLYAYEPNTAYFNNASVMSNTSYNEEQQKTVLDVLTHCQVIYDAIQNLDKKFDVIHGKVTKIHRFCVKSLWQNRKPLGYAYKNYSYLLSRKIRYQKMRKKEPSSPFSYPESYSPTVPVRRPENDSQSDPVGTSFQSRASPKQEPGLSQSPKLPSVFTHSYQQYYGPKCPMQGSSSMPCFHSPAAHSTCSHCLATPSAAAEPATMLTQGERSPAHNPDMMVYPASLENSRFSHAGSPLYNPTSYSPTSPVRNDPGDFTRTFPDDPSTWSVDEVILFLEHVDPQMSSVLPRLFRQHDIDGKALLLLKSDMMMKYMGLKLGTAVKLCHYIERLTKDGYFGFKCVD; from the exons ATGTCTAGCTGCTCCAGTGAAATCGATGTG ATAAGAACACGAATCCCTGCTTATGATGATGATAACACTGTTCTTTATGCATATGAACCAAATACTGCATATTTCAATAAT GCAAGTGTCATGTCTAACACATCCTACAACGAAGAGCAACAAAAAACAGTTCTGGATGTCCTTACTCACTGCCAG GTCATCTATGATGCTATTCAAAACCTGGATAAGAAGTTTGATGTTATTCATGGAAAGGTTACAAAAATCCACCGTTTCTGTGTGAAGTCATTGTGGCAAAATCGT AAGCCACTTGgatatgcatataaaaattatagttaCCTGCTTTCTAGAAAGATCAGATAccagaaaatgaggaagaaggagCCTTCCTCTCCATTCTCTTACCCTGAAAGTTACAGCCCTACTGTGCCAGTACGAAGGCCGGAAAATGATTCCCAGAGCGACCCTGTAGGAACATCTTTTCAGTCCAGGGCGTCTCCCAAGCAGGAGCCAGGCCTCAGCCAGAGCCCGAAGCTCCCCTCCGTCTTCacgcattcctaccagcagtacTACGGGCCCAAGTGCCCCATGCAGGGCTCCTCCTCCATGCCTTGCTTCCACAGTCCAGCGGCCCACAGCACCTGCAGTCATTGCTTAGCCACCCCGTCCGCCGCAGCCGAACCTGCAACCATGCTGACCCAGGGCGAACGCAGTCCAGCACATAACCCTGACATGATGGTCTACCCAGCTTCACTGGAAAATAGTAGATTCAGCCATGCTGGCTCACCTCTCTACAACCCGACCAGCTACT CTCCAACTTCACCAGTTAGAAATGACCCGGGTGACTTCACACGCACCTTCCCTGATGACCCTTCAACCTGGTCTGTGGATGAAGTGATCCTGTTTCTGGAACACGTAGATCCTCAGATGTCAAGCGTCCTCCCCCGCCTCTTCAGGCAACAT GACATTGATGGGAAGGCTCTTCTCCTGCTCAAGAGTGACATGATGATGAAGTACATGGGGCTGAAGCTGGGGACAGCTGTGAAGCTGTGCCACTACATTGAAAGGCTTACAAAAGACGGATACTTCGGTTTTAAGTGTGTAGATTAG
- the SCML1 gene encoding sex comb on midleg-like protein 1 isoform X1, giving the protein MSSCSSEIDVIRTRIPAYDDDNTVLYAYEPNTAYFNNQASVMSNTSYNEEQQKTVLDVLTHCQVIYDAIQNLDKKFDVIHGKVTKIHRFCVKSLWQNRKPLGYAYKNYSYLLSRKIRYQKMRKKEPSSPFSYPESYSPTVPVRRPENDSQSDPVGTSFQSRASPKQEPGLSQSPKLPSVFTHSYQQYYGPKCPMQGSSSMPCFHSPAAHSTCSHCLATPSAAAEPATMLTQGERSPAHNPDMMVYPASLENSRFSHAGSPLYNPTSYSPTSPVRNDPGDFTRTFPDDPSTWSVDEVILFLEHVDPQMSSVLPRLFRQHDIDGKALLLLKSDMMMKYMGLKLGTAVKLCHYIERLTKDGYFGFKCVD; this is encoded by the exons ATGTCTAGCTGCTCCAGTGAAATCGATGTG ATAAGAACACGAATCCCTGCTTATGATGATGATAACACTGTTCTTTATGCATATGAACCAAATACTGCATATTTCAATAAT cagGCAAGTGTCATGTCTAACACATCCTACAACGAAGAGCAACAAAAAACAGTTCTGGATGTCCTTACTCACTGCCAG GTCATCTATGATGCTATTCAAAACCTGGATAAGAAGTTTGATGTTATTCATGGAAAGGTTACAAAAATCCACCGTTTCTGTGTGAAGTCATTGTGGCAAAATCGT AAGCCACTTGgatatgcatataaaaattatagttaCCTGCTTTCTAGAAAGATCAGATAccagaaaatgaggaagaaggagCCTTCCTCTCCATTCTCTTACCCTGAAAGTTACAGCCCTACTGTGCCAGTACGAAGGCCGGAAAATGATTCCCAGAGCGACCCTGTAGGAACATCTTTTCAGTCCAGGGCGTCTCCCAAGCAGGAGCCAGGCCTCAGCCAGAGCCCGAAGCTCCCCTCCGTCTTCacgcattcctaccagcagtacTACGGGCCCAAGTGCCCCATGCAGGGCTCCTCCTCCATGCCTTGCTTCCACAGTCCAGCGGCCCACAGCACCTGCAGTCATTGCTTAGCCACCCCGTCCGCCGCAGCCGAACCTGCAACCATGCTGACCCAGGGCGAACGCAGTCCAGCACATAACCCTGACATGATGGTCTACCCAGCTTCACTGGAAAATAGTAGATTCAGCCATGCTGGCTCACCTCTCTACAACCCGACCAGCTACT CTCCAACTTCACCAGTTAGAAATGACCCGGGTGACTTCACACGCACCTTCCCTGATGACCCTTCAACCTGGTCTGTGGATGAAGTGATCCTGTTTCTGGAACACGTAGATCCTCAGATGTCAAGCGTCCTCCCCCGCCTCTTCAGGCAACAT GACATTGATGGGAAGGCTCTTCTCCTGCTCAAGAGTGACATGATGATGAAGTACATGGGGCTGAAGCTGGGGACAGCTGTGAAGCTGTGCCACTACATTGAAAGGCTTACAAAAGACGGATACTTCGGTTTTAAGTGTGTAGATTAG
- the SCML1 gene encoding sex comb on midleg-like protein 1 isoform X3, with amino-acid sequence MSSCSSEIDVQASVMSNTSYNEEQQKTVLDVLTHCQVIYDAIQNLDKKFDVIHGKVTKIHRFCVKSLWQNRKPLGYAYKNYSYLLSRKIRYQKMRKKEPSSPFSYPESYSPTVPVRRPENDSQSDPVGTSFQSRASPKQEPGLSQSPKLPSVFTHSYQQYYGPKCPMQGSSSMPCFHSPAAHSTCSHCLATPSAAAEPATMLTQGERSPAHNPDMMVYPASLENSRFSHAGSPLYNPTSYSPTSPVRNDPGDFTRTFPDDPSTWSVDEVILFLEHVDPQMSSVLPRLFRQHDIDGKALLLLKSDMMMKYMGLKLGTAVKLCHYIERLTKDGYFGFKCVD; translated from the exons ATGTCTAGCTGCTCCAGTGAAATCGATGTG cagGCAAGTGTCATGTCTAACACATCCTACAACGAAGAGCAACAAAAAACAGTTCTGGATGTCCTTACTCACTGCCAG GTCATCTATGATGCTATTCAAAACCTGGATAAGAAGTTTGATGTTATTCATGGAAAGGTTACAAAAATCCACCGTTTCTGTGTGAAGTCATTGTGGCAAAATCGT AAGCCACTTGgatatgcatataaaaattatagttaCCTGCTTTCTAGAAAGATCAGATAccagaaaatgaggaagaaggagCCTTCCTCTCCATTCTCTTACCCTGAAAGTTACAGCCCTACTGTGCCAGTACGAAGGCCGGAAAATGATTCCCAGAGCGACCCTGTAGGAACATCTTTTCAGTCCAGGGCGTCTCCCAAGCAGGAGCCAGGCCTCAGCCAGAGCCCGAAGCTCCCCTCCGTCTTCacgcattcctaccagcagtacTACGGGCCCAAGTGCCCCATGCAGGGCTCCTCCTCCATGCCTTGCTTCCACAGTCCAGCGGCCCACAGCACCTGCAGTCATTGCTTAGCCACCCCGTCCGCCGCAGCCGAACCTGCAACCATGCTGACCCAGGGCGAACGCAGTCCAGCACATAACCCTGACATGATGGTCTACCCAGCTTCACTGGAAAATAGTAGATTCAGCCATGCTGGCTCACCTCTCTACAACCCGACCAGCTACT CTCCAACTTCACCAGTTAGAAATGACCCGGGTGACTTCACACGCACCTTCCCTGATGACCCTTCAACCTGGTCTGTGGATGAAGTGATCCTGTTTCTGGAACACGTAGATCCTCAGATGTCAAGCGTCCTCCCCCGCCTCTTCAGGCAACAT GACATTGATGGGAAGGCTCTTCTCCTGCTCAAGAGTGACATGATGATGAAGTACATGGGGCTGAAGCTGGGGACAGCTGTGAAGCTGTGCCACTACATTGAAAGGCTTACAAAAGACGGATACTTCGGTTTTAAGTGTGTAGATTAG
- the SCML1 gene encoding sex comb on midleg-like protein 1 isoform X4, whose amino-acid sequence MSSCSSEIDVASVMSNTSYNEEQQKTVLDVLTHCQVIYDAIQNLDKKFDVIHGKVTKIHRFCVKSLWQNRKPLGYAYKNYSYLLSRKIRYQKMRKKEPSSPFSYPESYSPTVPVRRPENDSQSDPVGTSFQSRASPKQEPGLSQSPKLPSVFTHSYQQYYGPKCPMQGSSSMPCFHSPAAHSTCSHCLATPSAAAEPATMLTQGERSPAHNPDMMVYPASLENSRFSHAGSPLYNPTSYSPTSPVRNDPGDFTRTFPDDPSTWSVDEVILFLEHVDPQMSSVLPRLFRQHDIDGKALLLLKSDMMMKYMGLKLGTAVKLCHYIERLTKDGYFGFKCVD is encoded by the exons ATGTCTAGCTGCTCCAGTGAAATCGATGTG GCAAGTGTCATGTCTAACACATCCTACAACGAAGAGCAACAAAAAACAGTTCTGGATGTCCTTACTCACTGCCAG GTCATCTATGATGCTATTCAAAACCTGGATAAGAAGTTTGATGTTATTCATGGAAAGGTTACAAAAATCCACCGTTTCTGTGTGAAGTCATTGTGGCAAAATCGT AAGCCACTTGgatatgcatataaaaattatagttaCCTGCTTTCTAGAAAGATCAGATAccagaaaatgaggaagaaggagCCTTCCTCTCCATTCTCTTACCCTGAAAGTTACAGCCCTACTGTGCCAGTACGAAGGCCGGAAAATGATTCCCAGAGCGACCCTGTAGGAACATCTTTTCAGTCCAGGGCGTCTCCCAAGCAGGAGCCAGGCCTCAGCCAGAGCCCGAAGCTCCCCTCCGTCTTCacgcattcctaccagcagtacTACGGGCCCAAGTGCCCCATGCAGGGCTCCTCCTCCATGCCTTGCTTCCACAGTCCAGCGGCCCACAGCACCTGCAGTCATTGCTTAGCCACCCCGTCCGCCGCAGCCGAACCTGCAACCATGCTGACCCAGGGCGAACGCAGTCCAGCACATAACCCTGACATGATGGTCTACCCAGCTTCACTGGAAAATAGTAGATTCAGCCATGCTGGCTCACCTCTCTACAACCCGACCAGCTACT CTCCAACTTCACCAGTTAGAAATGACCCGGGTGACTTCACACGCACCTTCCCTGATGACCCTTCAACCTGGTCTGTGGATGAAGTGATCCTGTTTCTGGAACACGTAGATCCTCAGATGTCAAGCGTCCTCCCCCGCCTCTTCAGGCAACAT GACATTGATGGGAAGGCTCTTCTCCTGCTCAAGAGTGACATGATGATGAAGTACATGGGGCTGAAGCTGGGGACAGCTGTGAAGCTGTGCCACTACATTGAAAGGCTTACAAAAGACGGATACTTCGGTTTTAAGTGTGTAGATTAG
- the SCML1 gene encoding sex comb on midleg-like protein 1 isoform X6, whose product MSSCSSEIDVVIYDAIQNLDKKFDVIHGKVTKIHRFCVKSLWQNRKPLGYAYKNYSYLLSRKIRYQKMRKKEPSSPFSYPESYSPTVPVRRPENDSQSDPVGTSFQSRASPKQEPGLSQSPKLPSVFTHSYQQYYGPKCPMQGSSSMPCFHSPAAHSTCSHCLATPSAAAEPATMLTQGERSPAHNPDMMVYPASLENSRFSHAGSPLYNPTSYSPTSPVRNDPGDFTRTFPDDPSTWSVDEVILFLEHVDPQMSSVLPRLFRQHDIDGKALLLLKSDMMMKYMGLKLGTAVKLCHYIERLTKDGYFGFKCVD is encoded by the exons ATGTCTAGCTGCTCCAGTGAAATCGATGTG GTCATCTATGATGCTATTCAAAACCTGGATAAGAAGTTTGATGTTATTCATGGAAAGGTTACAAAAATCCACCGTTTCTGTGTGAAGTCATTGTGGCAAAATCGT AAGCCACTTGgatatgcatataaaaattatagttaCCTGCTTTCTAGAAAGATCAGATAccagaaaatgaggaagaaggagCCTTCCTCTCCATTCTCTTACCCTGAAAGTTACAGCCCTACTGTGCCAGTACGAAGGCCGGAAAATGATTCCCAGAGCGACCCTGTAGGAACATCTTTTCAGTCCAGGGCGTCTCCCAAGCAGGAGCCAGGCCTCAGCCAGAGCCCGAAGCTCCCCTCCGTCTTCacgcattcctaccagcagtacTACGGGCCCAAGTGCCCCATGCAGGGCTCCTCCTCCATGCCTTGCTTCCACAGTCCAGCGGCCCACAGCACCTGCAGTCATTGCTTAGCCACCCCGTCCGCCGCAGCCGAACCTGCAACCATGCTGACCCAGGGCGAACGCAGTCCAGCACATAACCCTGACATGATGGTCTACCCAGCTTCACTGGAAAATAGTAGATTCAGCCATGCTGGCTCACCTCTCTACAACCCGACCAGCTACT CTCCAACTTCACCAGTTAGAAATGACCCGGGTGACTTCACACGCACCTTCCCTGATGACCCTTCAACCTGGTCTGTGGATGAAGTGATCCTGTTTCTGGAACACGTAGATCCTCAGATGTCAAGCGTCCTCCCCCGCCTCTTCAGGCAACAT GACATTGATGGGAAGGCTCTTCTCCTGCTCAAGAGTGACATGATGATGAAGTACATGGGGCTGAAGCTGGGGACAGCTGTGAAGCTGTGCCACTACATTGAAAGGCTTACAAAAGACGGATACTTCGGTTTTAAGTGTGTAGATTAG
- the SCML1 gene encoding sex comb on midleg-like protein 1 isoform X5 has protein sequence MSNTSYNEEQQKTVLDVLTHCQVIYDAIQNLDKKFDVIHGKVTKIHRFCVKSLWQNRKPLGYAYKNYSYLLSRKIRYQKMRKKEPSSPFSYPESYSPTVPVRRPENDSQSDPVGTSFQSRASPKQEPGLSQSPKLPSVFTHSYQQYYGPKCPMQGSSSMPCFHSPAAHSTCSHCLATPSAAAEPATMLTQGERSPAHNPDMMVYPASLENSRFSHAGSPLYNPTSYSPTSPVRNDPGDFTRTFPDDPSTWSVDEVILFLEHVDPQMSSVLPRLFRQHDIDGKALLLLKSDMMMKYMGLKLGTAVKLCHYIERLTKDGYFGFKCVD, from the exons ATGTCTAACACATCCTACAACGAAGAGCAACAAAAAACAGTTCTGGATGTCCTTACTCACTGCCAG GTCATCTATGATGCTATTCAAAACCTGGATAAGAAGTTTGATGTTATTCATGGAAAGGTTACAAAAATCCACCGTTTCTGTGTGAAGTCATTGTGGCAAAATCGT AAGCCACTTGgatatgcatataaaaattatagttaCCTGCTTTCTAGAAAGATCAGATAccagaaaatgaggaagaaggagCCTTCCTCTCCATTCTCTTACCCTGAAAGTTACAGCCCTACTGTGCCAGTACGAAGGCCGGAAAATGATTCCCAGAGCGACCCTGTAGGAACATCTTTTCAGTCCAGGGCGTCTCCCAAGCAGGAGCCAGGCCTCAGCCAGAGCCCGAAGCTCCCCTCCGTCTTCacgcattcctaccagcagtacTACGGGCCCAAGTGCCCCATGCAGGGCTCCTCCTCCATGCCTTGCTTCCACAGTCCAGCGGCCCACAGCACCTGCAGTCATTGCTTAGCCACCCCGTCCGCCGCAGCCGAACCTGCAACCATGCTGACCCAGGGCGAACGCAGTCCAGCACATAACCCTGACATGATGGTCTACCCAGCTTCACTGGAAAATAGTAGATTCAGCCATGCTGGCTCACCTCTCTACAACCCGACCAGCTACT CTCCAACTTCACCAGTTAGAAATGACCCGGGTGACTTCACACGCACCTTCCCTGATGACCCTTCAACCTGGTCTGTGGATGAAGTGATCCTGTTTCTGGAACACGTAGATCCTCAGATGTCAAGCGTCCTCCCCCGCCTCTTCAGGCAACAT GACATTGATGGGAAGGCTCTTCTCCTGCTCAAGAGTGACATGATGATGAAGTACATGGGGCTGAAGCTGGGGACAGCTGTGAAGCTGTGCCACTACATTGAAAGGCTTACAAAAGACGGATACTTCGGTTTTAAGTGTGTAGATTAG